The following are from one region of the Pseudobacteriovorax antillogorgiicola genome:
- a CDS encoding phospholipase D-like domain-containing protein, with amino-acid sequence MRPNYAMLILYWAIPALSLASDYQWQTSDYEVLFTNPTCPEKQFVSYRDPALDERVEDFFGMKLSDLPSTDVDLDKGIPTVGGGFRKTIAANTSCSRSDKQASVLPAAENDLRTKDSPYVRAFQWINQALAGDSVFVTSMSFSDSDFSSALCDAAIRGANVKVFINSPKVTSKPYTNLSECPVEEDLVTLVGYSRKGRLAHMKSIVVELNNPEHQELSGKVRFSFQSGNISDGMWGHQENWNFVTLPKSHWAAQDHICLRDTITVESMKNLGNWYYMMNQCRVNRGINSVRMADVSFMNFFVPISGVSGYDDEEVLAETLQDEVARSSKVRIAAHYLTEAKLIAALKKRLIEDESFSVELLLDDELAWSRITYSRQNPIVDELNNRYFAPSDFTKKCFWGKTEEEADKCWRNKFGPDQYGPIYSNLVANGAEVKFFEANHMEGLLFHHKFIIFEYKEPYQGYKGSVFTGAGNLSSSGFTKNFENYYLVRVPHVVTEFNRQYDELKRKAVYESELPITWNYTAEPILDQESGNGDEDGDEGEGGESQENALEAGVKYEIILGGNNLPQDGSSLKALIKNLAAFPSGSSVFKNSYRVVGSDVAIAVSPSLSMTRMDIVNALQDANLVLGRITKL; translated from the coding sequence ATGCGGCCTAACTATGCAATGCTCATCCTCTATTGGGCGATCCCAGCTCTCTCTCTTGCTAGCGATTATCAGTGGCAAACTAGCGATTACGAGGTACTTTTCACCAACCCAACATGCCCCGAAAAACAGTTTGTATCCTACCGCGATCCTGCTCTTGACGAGCGTGTTGAGGATTTTTTTGGTATGAAGTTGAGCGATTTGCCGAGTACGGATGTGGATCTCGACAAGGGAATACCAACCGTTGGGGGAGGGTTTCGTAAGACGATTGCTGCTAACACCTCATGCTCTCGAAGTGATAAACAAGCGTCTGTCTTACCTGCTGCCGAAAACGATCTTCGCACCAAAGATAGCCCCTATGTTCGAGCCTTTCAATGGATAAACCAGGCACTTGCTGGGGATTCAGTCTTTGTTACGTCGATGTCTTTCAGTGATTCTGACTTTTCTTCTGCACTTTGTGATGCTGCTATTCGCGGAGCGAATGTCAAGGTTTTCATAAACAGCCCAAAAGTGACAAGCAAGCCTTACACGAATCTTTCTGAGTGCCCAGTGGAAGAAGACCTTGTGACTTTGGTAGGCTATAGTCGAAAGGGTCGACTCGCTCACATGAAAAGTATTGTCGTCGAATTGAATAATCCTGAGCACCAAGAGCTAAGCGGTAAGGTAAGGTTTAGCTTCCAAAGTGGAAATATTTCAGATGGAATGTGGGGCCACCAAGAGAACTGGAATTTTGTGACGCTACCTAAATCTCATTGGGCCGCTCAAGATCATATTTGCCTTCGTGACACTATAACAGTTGAGTCCATGAAGAACCTAGGTAACTGGTACTATATGATGAACCAATGCCGTGTCAACCGAGGCATCAATTCAGTGAGGATGGCCGACGTGAGCTTTATGAACTTCTTTGTGCCAATCTCAGGCGTTAGCGGCTATGATGATGAAGAAGTTTTAGCAGAAACTCTACAAGATGAAGTCGCCAGATCCAGTAAAGTTCGCATTGCTGCACACTATTTAACAGAAGCAAAATTAATAGCAGCCTTGAAAAAAAGACTCATAGAGGACGAATCTTTCAGCGTAGAACTTTTGCTGGATGATGAACTAGCCTGGTCTCGAATTACCTACTCGCGACAGAACCCAATAGTTGATGAACTCAATAATCGATACTTCGCACCATCGGATTTCACAAAAAAATGCTTTTGGGGAAAAACGGAGGAAGAAGCAGATAAGTGTTGGCGAAACAAGTTTGGTCCCGATCAGTACGGCCCTATTTATAGCAACCTAGTCGCCAATGGCGCAGAAGTTAAATTCTTTGAAGCAAACCACATGGAAGGCTTGCTATTCCACCACAAGTTCATCATCTTCGAATACAAAGAACCATACCAGGGATATAAGGGTAGTGTCTTTACAGGAGCCGGAAATCTATCCTCTTCTGGCTTCACCAAAAACTTCGAAAATTACTATCTCGTCCGCGTTCCCCATGTTGTGACAGAGTTTAATCGTCAGTATGACGAGCTAAAACGAAAAGCTGTCTATGAATCAGAACTGCCAATCACATGGAACTACACCGCTGAGCCCATACTTGATCAGGAGAGCGGCAACGGTGACGAGGATGGCGACGAAGGCGAAGGTGGTGAAAGCCAGGAGAATGCGTTAGAAGCGGGAGTCAAGTACGAGATCATCCTAGGTGGGAATAATCTTCCTCAGGATGGTAGCAGCCTTAAGGCTTTGATTAAGAATCTGGCAGCCTTTCCTTCTGGCAGCTCTGTATTCAAGAACAGTTATCGTGTGGTAGGTTCAGATGTTGCGATTGCCGTTTCTCCTAGTCTGTCGATGACTCGGATGGACATCGTAAATGCGTTACAAGATGCTAATTTAGTGTTAGGCCGAATCACAAAGCTATAG
- a CDS encoding cupin domain-containing protein — protein MQVKTLKDEYVLADPKGRAQVWKQEDFWKMAFDKDNPANNPKMGYLMSQFSFETDWDSWEMHPNGDEVVFCISGHIKFILEVDGEQRVVELKPGQYIVVPQNTRHTAKIAEPSSALFLTWGYGTENRKIDENTSV, from the coding sequence ATGCAAGTTAAAACTTTAAAAGATGAATATGTACTCGCTGATCCGAAGGGCAGAGCTCAAGTCTGGAAGCAAGAGGACTTTTGGAAGATGGCCTTTGACAAGGACAATCCAGCCAACAATCCCAAGATGGGCTACCTGATGAGTCAATTTTCATTCGAAACTGACTGGGACTCATGGGAAATGCACCCAAACGGCGATGAAGTAGTATTCTGCATATCAGGGCATATTAAATTTATTTTAGAGGTAGACGGTGAGCAAAGAGTGGTTGAACTCAAACCAGGTCAGTATATTGTCGTCCCACAAAACACCCGACATACCGCCAAAATTGCTGAACCATCATCAGCCCTATTTTTGACCTGGGGGTATGGTACAGAGAATCGAAAAATTGATGAGAACACGAGCGTTTGA
- a CDS encoding TfoX/Sxy family protein, with protein MTEQNMFGGLCFMHYGNMMCGADLKHGLSVRVGPEKHEEVLELKHARPMDITGKPMKGLVFVDPDGYKTKAALAKWIELGLSFTKTLPKKPKNSCE; from the coding sequence ATCACAGAGCAGAATATGTTTGGGGGGCTCTGCTTTATGCACTATGGAAACATGATGTGTGGAGCAGACCTCAAACATGGCTTGTCGGTCAGGGTTGGTCCCGAAAAACATGAAGAAGTGTTAGAACTTAAACATGCTCGACCAATGGATATTACCGGAAAGCCAATGAAGGGATTGGTGTTTGTTGATCCCGATGGCTACAAAACCAAAGCGGCGCTTGCGAAGTGGATCGAACTAGGCCTGTCTTTTACAAAGACTCTGCCAAAGAAGCCTAAAAATAGTTGCGAATGA
- a CDS encoding SRPBCC domain-containing protein gives MKKKILIAIPTLLFVVLAGLWLKGNDMREISTEIEIAAPVEKVWEIVTDIEGWQEWSPIINQSNGTASLGSKLSITMCGEIGDKSKAGPKYEPVITVFEEPRNLSWRATMMAGFVFTNGKVIELEKTDSGTRLVHKETFSGLMVPMMWGQVQTNVPKMLDSMNQALKTLAESG, from the coding sequence ATGAAGAAGAAAATATTAATTGCCATTCCAACTCTACTGTTTGTTGTGCTCGCTGGGCTATGGCTGAAAGGCAATGACATGCGTGAAATAAGCACTGAGATAGAAATAGCCGCTCCAGTAGAAAAAGTCTGGGAAATAGTAACCGATATTGAAGGGTGGCAGGAGTGGAGCCCGATAATCAACCAGTCCAATGGAACTGCCTCGTTAGGTTCAAAGCTAAGTATTACCATGTGTGGTGAGATCGGCGACAAAAGTAAGGCTGGACCGAAGTATGAACCTGTTATCACTGTTTTTGAAGAGCCCAGAAATCTTAGTTGGCGCGCAACCATGATGGCTGGGTTTGTATTCACAAATGGAAAGGTCATTGAGCTAGAAAAGACAGATTCTGGAACCCGGCTCGTTCATAAAGAAACGTTCAGTGGGTTGATGGTGCCCATGATGTGGGGACAGGTTCAAACTAATGTCCCAAAAATGCTGGACTCTATGAACCAAGCACTGAAAACCTTAGCAGAAAGCGGTTGA
- a CDS encoding sigma-54-dependent transcriptional regulator, with product MNKAKLLIIDDDVDFVSIMKNFLSFEGFECDSVGKLSEVPATLEESKYDGVLLDIFLDQSSGLDLLPLIQEKQPFAKIIVVTSRSTVPLAVGSMEAGAYSFLEKTTDPGSLVAAVRDRLFREDISQINADFDHLGIIGESDRIKELIAQIHQIQAFDTSILILGESGTGKELVAKAIHAASKRKGGRFEAINCGAIPENLLESELFGFKKGAFTDAKTDKKGLFELCAGGTIFLDEIGEMPLAMQVKILRVLQEGEVRPIGSDRSIKTDTRIIAATHRNLEQEIESGGFREDLYYRLSVMPIHIPPLRERLHDIAPLGKFFATSICKRYGIPPLEFTESDMALLQSYHWPGNIRELQNAIERAIIMAKGGRLNFEPWLSSRKPKKQDDQAPVEAPFIFNFDEAKEEFEKNYISMLLKNTKGNVAEAARLSGKFRSDIYRILERYGLKSTDFKP from the coding sequence ATGAATAAGGCAAAGTTACTGATTATTGATGATGATGTTGATTTTGTATCGATAATGAAAAACTTCCTGAGTTTTGAGGGCTTTGAGTGCGACTCGGTGGGGAAGCTCTCTGAAGTGCCTGCAACCCTTGAAGAAAGCAAGTACGATGGAGTTTTACTCGATATCTTCCTCGATCAAAGTAGCGGCCTTGATCTTCTGCCACTGATTCAAGAAAAGCAGCCTTTCGCCAAGATCATCGTCGTAACGTCTCGGTCCACGGTGCCGCTGGCCGTTGGCTCCATGGAAGCGGGAGCCTATTCCTTTCTAGAGAAAACCACTGATCCAGGCTCGTTGGTGGCTGCGGTTCGCGACCGACTCTTTCGAGAAGACATCAGCCAGATCAATGCAGATTTCGATCACCTCGGGATTATCGGGGAAAGCGATCGCATTAAAGAACTTATCGCTCAGATCCATCAAATCCAGGCCTTCGACACCAGTATTCTCATTCTGGGTGAATCAGGAACTGGTAAGGAGTTAGTCGCCAAGGCTATCCACGCTGCTTCCAAGAGGAAGGGCGGTCGTTTCGAGGCTATCAACTGTGGAGCGATTCCGGAAAACTTACTGGAGAGCGAACTTTTTGGCTTCAAAAAGGGAGCCTTTACCGATGCTAAGACCGATAAGAAGGGCTTGTTTGAGCTTTGTGCTGGAGGCACCATCTTTCTTGATGAAATCGGGGAGATGCCTTTGGCAATGCAGGTGAAAATCCTGCGGGTCCTCCAAGAGGGGGAGGTGCGGCCGATCGGCTCTGATCGAAGCATCAAGACCGACACCAGAATTATTGCGGCGACCCATCGCAACCTTGAACAAGAGATCGAATCCGGTGGCTTTCGCGAGGATTTATACTACCGCTTGTCTGTGATGCCCATACATATCCCACCATTAAGGGAGCGTTTGCATGATATTGCTCCACTGGGGAAGTTTTTTGCGACATCTATTTGCAAGCGTTATGGAATCCCGCCCTTAGAGTTTACCGAGAGTGATATGGCCTTGCTTCAGTCTTACCACTGGCCGGGCAATATCAGGGAGCTGCAAAATGCCATCGAGCGAGCCATAATCATGGCCAAGGGAGGCCGACTCAATTTCGAGCCATGGCTTAGCTCACGAAAACCTAAGAAGCAAGATGATCAAGCCCCGGTGGAAGCGCCTTTTATCTTCAATTTTGATGAGGCCAAGGAGGAGTTCGAAAAGAACTACATCTCGATGCTCCTTAAGAATACCAAGGGTAATGTTGCTGAAGCAGCAAGGCTATCAGGCAAGTTTAGATCGGATATCTATCGGATTCTAGAGCGGTATGGCTTGAAATCAACGGACTTCAAGCCATAG
- a CDS encoding response regulator → MLKFNEKNKPEKVNLAGLRILVVEDGDDNQEIFRRFLEAAHGRVSIATSGKDAIELFPSEAFDLILMDIQLPEINGYETTREIRKRGFPGPILAVTANAMKGERERCLAAQCDDYLSKPVNFERLFKMIQKHCQVKLDQDQQVILSDYQDDPRVAPLLEQYAKGLEDKVNRLHTSLVEQDWTTIRTISHQVRGSCSHYGYPILEGYFEELEEHAMQDLPSPDQMKKQIDFIEQLKDSIGSGLTMTHR, encoded by the coding sequence TTGCTAAAATTCAATGAGAAGAATAAGCCAGAAAAGGTAAATCTTGCGGGTCTGCGCATTCTTGTGGTGGAAGATGGCGACGACAATCAGGAAATTTTTCGGCGCTTCTTAGAGGCTGCCCACGGCAGAGTTAGCATCGCAACCTCTGGCAAGGATGCTATCGAACTCTTTCCATCAGAAGCCTTCGACTTGATTCTGATGGATATTCAATTACCAGAAATCAATGGCTACGAAACCACGCGAGAAATTCGAAAGCGGGGCTTTCCTGGCCCGATTCTAGCTGTTACAGCCAATGCCATGAAAGGTGAGCGCGAGCGATGTCTGGCAGCTCAATGTGATGACTATCTTTCGAAACCGGTAAACTTTGAAAGGTTGTTTAAAATGATTCAGAAACACTGCCAAGTGAAACTTGATCAGGATCAGCAGGTGATTCTCTCAGACTATCAAGATGACCCCCGCGTGGCGCCCCTGCTTGAGCAGTACGCCAAAGGCCTAGAAGATAAGGTAAATCGCCTCCACACATCCCTTGTGGAGCAGGATTGGACCACCATTCGAACCATCTCCCACCAGGTTCGCGGTAGTTGCAGCCACTACGGTTATCCCATCCTAGAAGGCTACTTTGAAGAGCTGGAAGAGCATGCCATGCAAGACTTGCCGAGCCCCGACCAGATGAAAAAACAAATTGATTTCATTGAACAATTGAAAGACAGTATTGGCAGCGGGTTAACGATGACACATAGGTAG
- a CDS encoding helix-turn-helix transcriptional regulator → MAKDNVDALEFLKRNRGPLSLGRALKADRLANDLTQEGLATKVGVTRQAIYGFESERDFPSYKTLKKIAKVFKMDEASYVRLLVQDLMRKKGIEGYTVDVKKDAG, encoded by the coding sequence ATGGCAAAAGATAATGTCGACGCTCTAGAGTTTCTAAAACGTAATCGTGGCCCTCTTTCTTTAGGACGAGCACTAAAAGCTGATCGACTTGCAAATGATCTGACCCAAGAAGGCTTGGCTACTAAAGTAGGCGTTACCAGACAAGCTATTTATGGCTTCGAGAGTGAGAGGGATTTCCCGAGCTATAAGACACTGAAAAAGATCGCTAAGGTTTTTAAAATGGACGAAGCCTCCTATGTGAGGCTCTTAGTACAAGACCTTATGAGAAAGAAAGGTATCGAAGGATACACTGTCGATGTCAAGAAAGACGCTGGCTAA
- a CDS encoding type II toxin-antitoxin system RelE family toxin produces the protein MKVELTKQAQKDLRKIPDFIADRFYKWVLDITEQGTRNVRKVPGWHDEPLKGDRKGQRSIRLNRSY, from the coding sequence GTGAAAGTAGAGTTGACTAAGCAGGCACAAAAAGACTTAAGGAAAATTCCAGACTTTATTGCCGACCGATTTTACAAGTGGGTCTTGGATATCACGGAGCAAGGCACCCGAAATGTACGAAAAGTTCCCGGCTGGCATGATGAGCCTCTCAAAGGAGATCGAAAAGGACAGCGATCCATTCGCTTAAACCGATCTTATTGA